TTAGTCATTTTACATCCTTtggacttttattttacaacaaatatgggatatttcagtgttttcaggtCCAGTAGTTTGATTTTCTACCTTTTAAGTCTCGTTACCCCAGGAAACCTCCTGGACCAATCAGATAAacgcagcagaaacagagaacagaggatgtagttggagatccatccagcatggtggaacatcttgtATAGATGATGAGtggagtagagaggaaacattagagatagaaaaacatctacaggatgaggagatggtaggagcttcaggagaaaccagcagGAGGTTCCTCcagttggtttctcctgaagctcctaccatcaccaggacctggatgactgagaacctccacagaagttTGAAGAGACATTAGTTGAGAGGTTTAATGGTCTGATGGATGTGATCAGTGTTTATTCAGCTTCATGACTCAGATTCTCCAGGATAAAGTGTGACCTTTATTACTTCCAGCATCTGGTTtgttctgcagctctgacagaACGTAAGCTTTAACGCGccataaagtaaaaatacacgATTACAAGAgaactgaaaaatacattttaggtTTTAGCACCAGATAAGTGAAAGTGGTTCATTGTTGTAGATCACACACTGCTGGGTTCCTTCATCTAGAACAACAGACTTCatacttttactgcagtatatcTTTGAAATTGAAAGTATCATAACATGGAAATACTTCAGTACTtgtactttccaccactgtgtgTTTGACTGTCTCAGTAGAACCGATGCTTTAATCAGTTCTATTAATATATTAAGATGTTCTTGTATCTTCAAGctgaacaaaacatgttttcctttttgaatCAAAAAGTTCTATTGTCATTGTACCAAAGAGTACAatcagataaaaacacattctacACACTTTTCTACACATTTTTATACACACTGTACCCACATTCAACCTGACCAGGAAGAACTACAGACTCCCTATGAATCCCTCAATATCCCAGAGCTGTGGAGTTCTGTAGGTGGAACGTGTCATAGTCTAGAACATGCATAGAACATCCAGAGGACCCAGTACGGAACCCTGTGGAACACCAGGACCAGGAAAACCTCTGTAAAGCTTTGTTTGAACTGCGCAGACCCTTACTCTGTTCTGTTAGCAGCTGCAGATAGTTCCAGAGGAACTGGACCTGCTCAGAACCGATAATCAATCAGGACCGATAATCGATTAGTTTTAGTTTGACCTGATCCCAACTCGCTGTGACATCACAATAGTCTGAACGAATCTCCACTGAGCTGCTCTTcttaaacacagcaaacacagaggAACCAAAGGGAACATAAACTCTGGGTCGAGTGAAGAACACGCTTTGATGTTCTGTGTCACGTCATGGTTCTAATCAACCCCATTTACAAACAACAAGAGCTGAACCTACTTAAAGGACCTTAAAGGTTCTAAAGTCTGAGTTACCTGAAGACCTAAAGTGTTCCAGATATGAGGAACTATTTCTGTTCCTGGATCTCAGAACATTTGAGAACCCAGAGTGTGACGATGCAGAAGTTCTGTTAAATGAGGTTCCACCAGCCCTTTATAAACCTTAGAATCAGCAGCTCACCTTGTTTAGAACCTCCACCAAGATGGAACCATGAAGTACCTGGTCGGATCCACCACAGAGACCCAAACACGGTCAAGAAGATCCCAGTAGATTCCAGTTGATACCAGTGTGAGGATCAGCTGCTGTGACTCTTCtgtacttttactgcagtaaagtgTTGATAATCTTCTACTAGAATCCTGTTTATTCTTaaacttgtgtttatttctgtttcctgtcattACTGCTGATATTCAGGTAACTCATTTATCCACAAAGTTTAACTCTGACGGTTCTtctgttcttcaggttctttgcttcagtttgttctgttgGATTAAAGGTTCTGTGTTACAGTCTCAGCTTTAGTTTCAGCAGATTTCTGGATTTGTTCTTTATTCTGACTTTAATGGAACTCGGCTGCTGTCCCGCTAAACTGATGTAACTTTAAAGCTGAGACTCAGTTCTTTAATGGTTCTCATTAATTAGATGAACTGAGTCGGTTCTTTAATGGTTCTAGTTAAAGAAATGAACTGAAACATGTAGGCTGAAGAAGGAAACTGAACACCAAAAAACCCGGAATTCCTCTAAATATCTAGAATACTAAACTTTGCTGCTCCTGCATTCAGCTGCTGTTCCTGTTCTAACATCTGGTTCTACTGGTGGAGGGTTCCTTCATGTTCTGTCAGCTGGTTGGTTGGAGTCCGTCTGCTTCGTTAGCCGCTAGCTAACCGCTCCATGAATGGAAACACTGCAGGGTTTCTGACTAATCACTAACCATACTGTGATtactgtaatctgattactgtccATCTAAATGCATGTATGGTTCTGAGGGAATGTCCAGGTGGTTCTGAGGGAACGTGAGGCTGATGTGGAACTAACTGTCCAGTGGTGGAACACAGCactaaaaataatgcatttcagACACACTGAGGTAAAAGTACACAAGTGTTAGCAGCTGGATGTAGTACTTTCACCAGCAGTGAGGGTTCCTTCTAGACGTTCCAAGATTTTAACAGGAGTTCCAGAACTGAAGCGTTCCTCAGGCTGAAGCCATTAaagcaccacagaagaagagaaCATTCgagaatgtttattttatttctagaACTTTACAGATTAAAGGTTGTTTAAACATAGAATTATATAAAAATCAAGCTCAGCactcaaataaaaacaaattagagaagattttttctttggttcttgaagatattCCACTGTGAAggttcttcagttctaactgccTGGTGACGAGAACCAGACTAAGACTAGAACCTTGGAGAGCTTCTAGAGGAAAAACTGCTTCTGGTTATCTGTGGTATACTGAGATTTAGTATTATTGTTTTGGATGTTATGCCAGGGCTTGTTCCAGGTTAGATGTGCAAGTGTACTGTGGACAGTGATTGTTgcaatgttgtgttgttgttgtgcggTTTCTCCAGTGGAGGGCGCACGAGCGTGGTGTTACCTGCTGGATGTTGCTGTTGTGACAGAACCACAGAAGAAGCGGCATCTAAGAGATATGTGCTTGGTGGTTGTGCATGAGCTTCAGTAAAGACCACTGAACTAAACTTGAGATGTTGTGCAAAGTTATTTTGGCCACGATGCAACATCTTTTTGGCGACGAGGACAAACAAGATTCACAGTAAGGACGTGGTTTACTGGAGAAAAGTTTCAAAAAGGGGGGAGAGTTACCATAAAAGTTAAGAGAAGATGGCGACCATCGGCACTCTAGCGGCGTTTGATGCTAAAAGTCAAAGCTGGGAAGAATACTGTGAAATAATGGAACAGTTTTTTGAGGCCAATGAGATTGTTGACGGGGATAAGCAGAGAGCTATACTCCTCAGCGTGGTCGGCGCATCTACATACAGTTTAATACGGAACCTCCTCAGCCCAAGTAAACCAAAAGAGAAGACTTACCAACAACTTGTGACGTTGCTGAAAAACCACTTCGACCCCAAACCAAGTGAAATTGTCCAGAGGTACAAGTTTGATTCTTGCGGTCATAAGCCAAATGAATCAGTGACGGAATACGTAGCAGAGCTGCGTAGGCTGGCACAGGACTGTAATTATGGCAGCACGCTGGAGCAGAAGTTGAGAGATAGGATCGTATGTGGAATAAATGATGACCGGATTCAAAGACGACTTCTGGCAGAGACAGATCTAACGTATGAAAAAGCCTTGTCCATTGCAGTCGCGGCAGAAACggcaaataaaaatgcacatgaCCTCCAGAATCCAAGTGCAACAGCCAAGTGCTTCAAGCTGCACAAAGGTACGCATCAGAGGAGCGCGTTCAAGAGCAGCAGTGTTCAAGAGTGTTATCGTTGCAAAGGACAACATAATGCTGCagaatgtaaatttaaacaagaaaaatgtcatgCATGTGGTAAAGTTGGCCATATTGCTAGAGCTTGTCGGAATAAAGGCAAACAGAAAGGAAATGCAAAATCAGgagctgtgaaaaatgagaagTCTCATTCAAGCTATCGTTCACATAAAGttaaagaacaaacagaagaaagCCACTCTGAGAGTTCAGAGGAAGATCCTTTTGCATTACAAAGTATGAAGTTTAAGCTAGGGCGTATGAGTGAAATACACCTAAGAAAAGTGGATCCATACACGGAAAGCATGAAAGTGAATGGGAAGAGAGTTAATTTTGAGATTGACACAGGCTGCAGTCTCACCGTAATGAATGAAAAGACATTTCAAACAATGTGGAAAAACACGAAAACTCCCCACATTAAACAAGTCGGGGTTAAGTTGGAGACCTATACAGGAGATCCAGTGAAAGTTGTTGGAGCAGCTCATGTCCATGTGAagtacaaaaagcaaaaagccAAACTGCCCCTCGTGGTCGTGAAAGGAGAGGGTCCTTCCTTGCTGGGCCGAGGTTGGATGGAAGACATTCAACTTGAttggaaagaaataaaagccAGATACAAAGCTCGTCAAGTGCACCATATGTACTCAGAGAAGGAGGCAAATGAGAAATTACAGGAAGTGCTGTGCATACATGAGGAAGTTTTCAAGGAGGAGCTGGGCACATTAAAGGGCACCAAAGCCACTATTCATGTGAAAGAAAATGCTGTTCCACGCTTCTTCCGTCCAAGGTCGATTCCTTATGCCATGAGAGCAAGAGTGGATGAGGAAATTGACAGATTGCTGAAAGAGGACATCATCACACCGGTGAAGTATTCAGAATGGGCAGCACCAGTAGTACCCATCCTGAAACCAGTGGGCACAGTCAGATTATGTGGTGATTACAAACTAACTGTAAACACAGTGTCATCACTTGAGCAGTATCCAATACCCAGAGTAGAGGATTTGTTCAATGCACTTGCAAAGGGTAAGCAATTTTCGAAGTTAGATATGAGTCACGCTTATCAACAAATACTCATGGATGACGACTCCAAGAAATACCTCACAGTAAACACGCACAGAGGTTTGTTCACCTAGAACAGACTACCGTTCGGTGTGGCCTCCGCTCCGGCCATATTTCAGAGAACGATGGAGAGTCTTTTAAGTGGCATCCCCCTGGTCGCAGTgtatttggatgacattttgaTCAGTGGTGTGGATGTAGCTGATCATATCAAGAACTTAGACATTGTGCTAAAGAGACTGAAAGAGGCTGGATTACGTCTCAGGAGGCACGTTTCTTCAGGATGAAGTGGAGTACCTGGGGTACAGAGTCGACGCACAAGGACTACACCCAGTGGATAAAAAAGTCAGAGCAATTCAAGTTGCGCCAGCACCAACAAATGTAACAGAGCTTAAATCATTCTTGGGATTGTTAAACTACTACAACAAGTTCCTTCCTAACTTGGCAACCCGGTTGGCACCGTTGCATGAACTGTTAAGACATGATGTTTGCTGGAAATGGAATAAAGAACAAGAAGAGGCATTCCAAAATGCCAAGGACTTGCTAAACACATCAGATGTTCTAGTACACTACTCAGCTGACCGAGAGTTAGTTTTGTCATGCGATGCTTCACCTTATGGAGTAGGTGCAGTAGTGTCACACTTCATGGAAGATGGAAGTGAGAGACCGGTTGGATTTGTTTCTCGTACTTTGCAACCTGCTGAGACAAGATACTCTCAGTTGGACAAAGAAGGACTTGCGGTCATATTTGGAATTgagaaatttcacaaatatttgtaCGGTCGCAACTTCACAATTTACACAGATCACAAGCCATTGATCTATCTGTTCAATGAAAAGAAGCCAATTCCTCAAATGGGATCACCAAGAGTACAAAGGTGGGCTGTCAAACTCAGTGCATACCAGTACAACATTGTCTACAAACCAGGCAAACATCACGCAAATGCAGACGCGTTGAGCAGATTGCCAGTCCCTGTCAAATtaaggaaagaggagaggactGAGCAAGTGCTAATGATGGACATACTAGATGAGACACTGATAAGTGCAAAGCAGATAAAGAGCTGGACCTCAAAAGATTCTGTATTAGCACAAGTACATGAATACATCCTCAAAGGATGGCCTGCAGTAACTGATCCAAACCTTAAGGCATTCCACCAGAGGAAAATGGAGCTCAGTGTAAGAGATGGCTGCATCCTCTGGGGAGCTCGAGTGGTAATTCCTACAAAAGGAAGAGAAAGGATGCTGAAACTGTTACATCAAACTCACACGGGAATGACTAAAATGAAAGGACTGGCCAGATCATACATGTGGTGGCCAGGAATGGACCAAGACGTTGAGAGAACTGTTCAGGCATGTCATGAATGCCAGGCGCATCAAAAAGCACCTGCCCATGCACCTTTACACCCGTGGAAATGGCCTGAGTCACCATGGTTGAGGATTCATGTGGACTACGCTGGACCATTCCAAGGAGAAATGTTTCTTGTGATTGTGGACGCACATTCAAAGTGGCTTGATGTTTACCCAACTAAAACATGCACCTCCCAAGTCACTATTGAAAAACTCAGACAAAGCTTCAGTATTTTCGGAATACCAAAAATGCTTGTGTCTGACAATGGAACTTGCTTCACAAGTGCAGAGTTCCAAGATTTCGTGAAGAAAAATGGAATACATCATGTGAGATCCGCCCCATTTCATCCATCTACAAATGGACTTGCTGAGAGAGCGGTTCAGACTTTCAAAGAGGggatgaagaagatgaaagaaGGGACAATACAAACAAGGTTATCAAGATTCTTGTTTAGCTACCGGATCACACCTCACGCAACAACAGGATTATCACCTGCAGAACTCATGATGTCACGTAGGCTAAGATCAGCCCTGGATTTGGTTCGTCCAGATGTGAAAACCAAAGTGCTAcaaaagcagctgaaacagaaagagaaccATGATGCACGCAGTAAACAGAGAGGATTTACATCAGGAGATGATGTGCTCATCAGGAACTATTCCTATGGACCAAAGTGGATTCCTGGAGTTATTCAAGACTTTTCAGGACCTCTTTCGTATACTGTTAATGTTGGTTCTGGTCAAATTGTAAAAAGGCACGTGGATCAGGTCAGAGCTAGATTGGCAGATTCTGAGCTAAATGTTGAGAAAGAGAGAAGCTTAGTGTTGTTTCCTGACACTACTCAAAATGTTGTTACACTACCTGACATGACCAAACCTCACATGTTAGAAGAGCAGAGTCCTAACACAGAGAAAATTGTGTCAGAGATACCTTCTGTCTCAGATATTCAGAAACCTGCTGAGCTAGAAACAAGACATTCCACTAGAGAGAGACGTACCCCTACTCACCTTAAAGATTTTGtttgttaaagtaaaaaaagGAAAGCTTAATAGACTTTATTGCTTAGTTTTGGGCTAAGTCATCTTCAGTTTATTATTGTGAATATATTATGTACACCTATTGGCTTAAATTGTCATGGTTGGTTTTTGCTTAAAGGTGAGGGAGATGTGGTATACTGAGATTTAGTATTATTGTTTTGGATGTTATGCCAGGGCTTGTTCCAGGTTAGATGTGCAAGTGTACTGTGGACAGTGATTGTTgcaatgttgtgttgttgttgtgcggTTTCTCCAGTGGAGGGCGCACGAGCGTGGTGTTACCTGCTGGATGTTGCTGTTGTGAGAGAACCACAGAAGAAGCGGCATCTAAGAGATATGTGCTTGGTGGTTGTGCACGAGCTTCAGTAAAGACCACTGAACTAAACTTGAGATGTTGTGCAAAGTTATTTTGGCCACGATGCAACATTCTCAGTTTTTCAAACATCTCCATCAGAGCTTCAGCCAAAGAGCTTCAGTAGAGGAAGATGTTTAAAGTTCTGAAAGTACCCAGCAAGTTTAAATAATAAAGACTGATTGtggaatttaaatattaaggattAAATCCAACAACATAAATAATCTAAACCCAATTTTATGTGACCATCATGGATGTTAAGGCTCAGACCAACAgaattctgatttatttctctttaaagtgactcattTAGAACTAAagatttaaactaaaaaatacaCACTAAAACCAATCAGATCCCAGTCGGTACCTGATGAACATTCTTGTAGAACCCTCCTCTGGTTCCTTCAGTCCTCCTTAAACATCCATTTCCTCCAATGGTGGACGGATCTTCAACTCCAGGTTCTTAGATCGCCATCAGTAGTTTCTGGTCTTCAGGAACCGAACCAGGAGTCCAGTTTccttctactgaagcacttAGCATTAGCATTGGCATGGCTCCACACAGCATAATTAGCATCAGTAGTAACCGGATATTTATTGCAGTAAAAGCATCACATGTTCCTCTTACATGTAGTGAACTATGCTATtgataaaaatacacaagtaaAGTACAAATACCTCCATGTTGTACTAGAGAAGATGTATTTTCCACCACTGGACCGACAGCTAGGCTACTTTAGCTTCAGTGTTGTTAGCATGttatttagcttttaaaagcacagtttaaaTCACATTATAATGTACTTATACACAGATGTACTTCATATTTAGTGCCTTTAAGTACTAAATAGTGGAGTTAAAGTACAGTTTTACTGGatctgttagcttagcttcagTGTTGCTAGCCAGAATGTTTGCTAACAGTTTAGAAGAAAGCAGCTGGTGAACTAAAGTTCTGAGTTAATCTTCAGTCAGTATTTTGAGTCGAACACCTTCAGGTTTCTGTTCGGTTCTGCCAGAACAGCGGAACACAGAAAAGAAAGCAGTCGTCTGGATGTGAGTTCTCTCCTAAACCAGCCTAGGACCAGACTTTATCAGTATCTCTGGTTCTGATCCGGCTTCATGTGAACCGACTGATTCTGACCTGATCATATAAATCACTGTGAATCTTtgtggttctgatggttctgttTGGGTTCTACCTGCTGTTTTCACCAGTTTCTCTCCGTCTGTTCTTCGAGGTACGACGACTTCACCTACAAGTCGGTGTCCAGTCAGAGTTTAGGAAACTCTCCTGGCGACATGCAGCAGTACGTCTTCATCTACAGGTAggactcacctggactcacAGCATCACTTCCTGTGAGGTCACAACTAGTACAAGAAActaaaatgaggcacaaaagaCACGTTAGAATGATTTATGAAGCGTAAGAAGACGTCCTGCAGCAAATACAAACTCATTCAGGAACATCTGTTTGTTTCCAGCTGAAGAACCGGATTTTAAATCTCCACTGTTCTGTCTCTGATAGTAGTAAATCCTAATAAGCACTGAGGTTAGAACCCAGCAGGGATACTGAAGCTGTGAATTTACATGTCAACGATTAAAATATCTCTAAACTCTAAACACACCTGGACGGTATAACAGATCAGAAAACCAAACCTCGTGTTCTGGTTCCAGTCTGGGTTCTAACTCCCTGATACCGGGATGtctttatgtatatttatgttccatctggttttgtttgtttttgttctattattattattatttctgtgtttgttttccagagGTTCTAGTTCGTGATCTCAGAATGAGTTCTTTATTATGGGCAACCTTTCTGTCTTGGTGGCCAGGATTATAAAACATGTCTGGTACTATACTAGCTACGCTAACAGACGTTTTTACATAAATAGAACTCCAGCAGAATATTAGCAGAGAGAGGTTCTTTAAAAAACCATTTCTATTAGCGATCCTTGAAGGAACCCCGTAAGGTGTGTCAGATTCATTAAAAAGGTTCCTTTAGGAGCCATCAGTGGTGCTTCAAATGAAGTTCAGCAAAATAGGTTCTTTAAGGAACCATTTTCCAGAGAGTTCTTTGTGGATCCACCTGGTTCTACTTCGTTAACAGAACTTAATAATCGTCTAAGTAAATCAAACGTAAGAATCTGCAGCACTTCTGGGTTCCTTTCATTAGAACATATTAAATATTCTGGGTTCATGGCTGCTGGATGTGTGTGAAACTGAAAAACGTTTGTCAgtgttctggtaaaaactggcACCAGATCGGTTATAATCCTCCAGGAGTCACAGTCGGAACCCTAGATCTGGTTCTGTTCAGTGTTTCTTCAACCAGCTTTGACCAACATTAACCTGTTGCTGTTCTCTGAACAGAACTGAGATGGTGAACCTGACGGGTCAGCACCAGTACTCCAGCAAACAGTCCTTCGTCAGAGAACCGTttgttgttcagttccagaGCAACAGAACCGGTCAGTGGATATAGAACCCAACAGAAACCTGTTGAACTGAGCTGGCTGAGGTTAACCTCCTTCATCTtttctgttctgcagcaatCAAGAAGTTTGTTCTGGTTCCACTCCACTCTGAGCCCAGTAAGGCGGTCCACGAGATCGACCGGCTCTACGACGTCTTCCAGGAGGTTAGCAAGAAGTGGAACAACAAGGTGAGGAACCAGGATCTCAGGGGTACTAGAACCACTTAGACACCAGAGTTTTAAAACAGGAAGTGAGAGTTAAGGTGTTTCTGTCGGCTGTGAATCATCGCATCGATGCTGGAACCTTGAATCAGATGTTCTAGAACCATCAGATCAGATGGTCTAGAACCATCGAATCAGATGTTTTAGAACCATCAAATCAGATGTTCTAGAACCACTGAAACACCTTAAACTTACTGGAACTTAGATGAACCgtgttgttattgtgtgtccagCGTAAATAGCAGGAGGAAGTCTTTCTGTAGAACAGTctgatgtgtttctgtccaTTCCTCAAGTGTAGGAACTTATGGGTCAAAGGTGTTTGGTTCTACTGTTTTTCACCTCCTGGATGGATGATTACCATCAGTGCTTCAGttagactttttctttttggttcttgaagatgttccaccttcttcagttctaactgactggtTCCAGGTTTTGACTGAAGGCGTTGGTGTGATGTCATAATGGTCCTGCATcttcaaaaacagaaacatggtTCAAGACCTGTTCTACTTTTAGAACATTCTAGAACATAGAGACCACGCAGTCCATCACCAGTTATGCATTAATTACAGAATGTTCTATTTCTGGCAGACAACAAACAGATCTGTAAGAACAAACACGTGGAACCCTTAGAGAAGGAACGGCATGGTTCTGGTATCAGCAGAACCTTACCTGAGCTGCTGTTCTATGTTCTTGTGTTGGTAGAACGTGATGTTCCTCGGAGATTTCCACGCCAGCTGTGCCTACGTCACCAGAAAGGACCGCAAGAAAATCCGACTTTTCAAGAACTCGAACTTCTCCTGGTTGATCGGAGACAAAGTCGACACGACGGTGACGGACGATACCAACTGTGCTTacgacaggtgtgtgtgtgtgtgtctttgtctctgtgtgtgtttccataTTACTTAAAAGTTACTTtcgtgtttgtgttgctgttaatcTTGTTCTTTGTGCTTCAGGATCGTGGTCCATGGAGAACCCTTCTTGAAGGCCATCAAACCGTTTTCTGCTCAAGTCTACAACTTTGGCAAAGACCTCAAACTGCCCCAGACCAGGGTGAGAACCTGAAGGCATCAATCATTTGGTCGATAAAAGTGTTCGTCTCAGTTTCACAAGAGTTCTAAGTGGCATCTTAGTTCTTTGGAGCACCGTTTAGGTGCCTAAAGGAACCGTCTTTCATGGTTCTTCTAGGCATTTTTGTGGGTTTATTAAAGAACCG
The nucleotide sequence above comes from Amphiprion ocellaris isolate individual 3 ecotype Okinawa chromosome 8, ASM2253959v1, whole genome shotgun sequence. Encoded proteins:
- the LOC111563817 gene encoding deoxyribonuclease gamma-like isoform X1, whose translation is MRWFYLIFILSVCRAAEDFRICSYNVQNFNMQKASNYKLIHTLTRVVSRCDVCLLQHVVDVDGRAVNKLLAVLNRAADRYDDFTYKSVSSQSLGNSPGDMQQYVFIYRTEMVNLTGQHQYSSKQSFVREPFVVQFQSNRTAIKKFVLVPLHSEPSKAVHEIDRLYDVFQEVSKKWNNKNVMFLGDFHASCAYVTRKDRKKIRLFKNSNFSWLIGDKVDTTVTDDTNCAYDRIVVHGEPFLKAIKPFSAQVYNFGKDLKLPQTRVLEVSDHFPIEVRLKGPASTEVRVKGSAPFLIQATPLLLLLLSVIGQFVL
- the LOC111563817 gene encoding deoxyribonuclease-1-like isoform X2; translated protein: MRWFYLIFILSVCRAAEDFRICSYNVQNFNMQKASNYKLIHTLTRVVSRCDVCLLQHVVDVDGRAVNKLLAVLNRYDDFTYKSVSSQSLGNSPGDMQQYVFIYRTEMVNLTGQHQYSSKQSFVREPFVVQFQSNRTAIKKFVLVPLHSEPSKAVHEIDRLYDVFQEVSKKWNNKNVMFLGDFHASCAYVTRKDRKKIRLFKNSNFSWLIGDKVDTTVTDDTNCAYDRIVVHGEPFLKAIKPFSAQVYNFGKDLKLPQTRVLEVSDHFPIEVRLKGPASTEVRVKGSAPFLIQATPLLLLLLSVIGQFVL